A single region of the Jatrophihabitans sp. GAS493 genome encodes:
- a CDS encoding ABC transporter ATP-binding protein — protein MASVDYINASRIYPGSTVPAVNKLNLDIKDGEFMVLVGPSGSGKSTALRMLAGLEDVDQGEIHIGGRDVSNLAPKDRDIAMVFQNYALYPHMSVAENMGFALKLAGVSKEERSKKVREAAALLDLDQYLDRKPKALSGGQRQRVAMGRAIVRDPSVFLMDEPLSNLDAKLRVETRANIAALQARLGTTTLYVTHDQVEAMTMGHRVAVLKEGGFLQQADTPRNLYDKPQNAFVAGFIGSPAMNLREAELVPGGAKLGNIVLPLQPSVAQAASAAGLSKITLGLRPESFTVGSDPESGLKIDVALVEELGADAFVYGLLSGDAPDAKKFVARFDGRIPPRVGETVHIDVRLAEEHAFHPETGERLG, from the coding sequence CGGCGGTGAACAAGCTGAATCTGGACATCAAAGACGGCGAGTTCATGGTTCTGGTCGGGCCGTCCGGATCAGGTAAGTCCACCGCGCTGCGCATGCTGGCCGGTCTTGAGGACGTCGATCAGGGCGAGATCCACATCGGTGGCCGGGATGTCTCGAACCTCGCCCCGAAGGACCGTGACATCGCCATGGTCTTCCAGAACTACGCGCTCTACCCGCACATGTCGGTCGCCGAGAACATGGGCTTCGCACTGAAGCTCGCCGGTGTCTCCAAGGAGGAGCGCAGCAAGAAGGTCCGCGAGGCGGCCGCCCTGCTCGACCTCGATCAGTACCTCGACCGCAAGCCGAAGGCCCTCTCCGGTGGTCAGCGCCAGCGCGTCGCCATGGGCCGCGCCATTGTGCGTGACCCCAGCGTCTTCCTCATGGACGAGCCGCTCTCCAACCTGGACGCGAAGCTGCGCGTGGAGACGCGCGCCAACATCGCCGCCCTGCAGGCCCGGCTCGGCACCACGACGCTGTACGTGACGCACGACCAGGTCGAGGCCATGACGATGGGTCACCGGGTCGCGGTCCTCAAAGAGGGCGGCTTCCTGCAGCAGGCCGACACCCCGCGCAACCTCTACGACAAGCCGCAGAACGCCTTCGTGGCTGGTTTCATCGGCTCGCCCGCGATGAATCTTCGCGAGGCGGAACTGGTGCCGGGCGGCGCCAAGCTGGGCAACATCGTGCTCCCGCTGCAGCCGTCGGTGGCCCAGGCCGCGTCGGCCGCCGGGCTGAGCAAGATCACGCTCGGTCTGCGGCCGGAGTCATTCACCGTGGGCAGCGACCCGGAGAGTGGCTTGAAGATCGACGTCGCCCTCGTCGAGGAACTCGGCGCGGACGCGTTCGTCTACGGCCTGCTGTCGGGTGACGCGCCGGATGCGAAGAAGTTCGTCGCGCGATTCGACGGACGTATCCCGCCGCGCGTCGGCGAGACCGTCCACATCGACGTTCGGCTGGCCGAGGAGCACGCGTTCCACCCGGAGACCGGCGAGCGCCTGGGCTGA
- a CDS encoding YihY/virulence factor BrkB family protein, with the protein MGFSSRLDGFQRRHPAASFPLAVVYKYFDDFGPYLAALLTYYGFISLFPLLLLLSTVLSIVLVGHPGLQHDILNSALSQFPVVGDQLGNPQQLSGGTGGLIIGIIVSLYGGLGAAQAGQYAMNTAWRVPRNTRPNPFRARGRSLVLLTIAGVSILITTGLSTIGGGAGSFAAETKWLAFAGSVVLTSLVFVLVFRIACARRLSTANVAPGAIIFAVCWPLLQYFSVIYVTHVVKNASATNGVFAIVLGLLAFLYIGATITVICVEINVVRVDRLYPRSLLTPFTDAVVLTAGDRDVYTGQATAQRSKGFQEVDVTFDQPDQSAEPAELSFPSEGATPTGGGEPPQPG; encoded by the coding sequence ATGGGCTTCTCCAGCCGGTTAGACGGCTTCCAGCGACGGCACCCGGCTGCCAGCTTCCCGCTCGCCGTCGTCTACAAGTACTTCGACGACTTCGGGCCGTACCTGGCTGCCCTCCTCACCTACTACGGATTCATCTCGCTATTCCCGCTGCTGCTGCTGCTCTCCACGGTGCTCAGCATCGTGCTCGTCGGCCACCCCGGGTTACAGCACGACATTCTCAACTCGGCACTCAGCCAGTTCCCGGTCGTCGGCGACCAGCTCGGTAATCCCCAGCAACTCAGCGGCGGCACCGGCGGCCTCATCATCGGCATCATCGTCTCGCTGTACGGCGGCCTCGGTGCCGCGCAGGCCGGGCAGTACGCCATGAACACGGCCTGGCGCGTCCCTCGTAACACTCGGCCGAATCCGTTTCGTGCGCGCGGACGCAGTCTCGTCCTACTGACCATCGCCGGGGTCTCGATCCTCATCACCACCGGACTCTCGACGATCGGTGGCGGCGCCGGGTCCTTCGCCGCCGAGACCAAATGGCTGGCCTTCGCCGGATCCGTGGTGCTGACCTCGCTCGTCTTCGTGCTCGTCTTCCGAATTGCCTGCGCGCGACGACTCTCCACCGCCAATGTGGCGCCCGGTGCGATCATCTTCGCGGTCTGCTGGCCGCTGCTTCAGTACTTCAGCGTCATCTACGTGACGCACGTCGTGAAGAATGCCAGCGCGACCAACGGGGTCTTCGCGATCGTCCTTGGTTTACTGGCTTTTCTCTACATCGGAGCGACCATCACCGTGATCTGCGTGGAGATCAACGTGGTGCGCGTCGACCGCCTGTACCCGCGCTCACTGCTGACCCCGTTCACCGACGCGGTCGTGCTGACGGCCGGCGACCGGGACGTCTACACCGGGCAGGCGACCGCCCAGCGGAGCAAGGGCTTTCAGGAGGTGGACGTCACCTTCGACCAGCCGGACCAGTCAGCTGAACCGGCTGAGCTCAGCTTCCCATCCGAGGGAGCTACCCCAACCGGCGGCGGCGAGCCACCTCAGCCAGGGTGA
- the rlmB gene encoding 23S rRNA (guanosine(2251)-2'-O)-methyltransferase RlmB produces MAGNSSRKGAIRKGKKGATAGTGGHGKQRLAGKGPTPRAEERTKHPAARRAAATAKRDQRQGAARHRGAEAPELLVGRNPVAEALRAKVPAMALYVASGLEADERVADALRIAGNRGLSILEISRGEMDRMTGAILHQGIALQVPPFKYTDFNDLLSNARESPAAPLLVALDGVTDPRNLGAIIRSAVAFGADGVILPERRAASVTAVAWRTSAGTAARIPVAKVTNLVRALKDAQDAGMFVIGLDADGDQTLDELTLADSPIVIVVGSEGRGVSRLVTETCDLTLSIPMSEAAESLNASVAAAVTLAEVARRRRLG; encoded by the coding sequence ATGGCAGGCAATTCCTCCCGCAAGGGTGCGATCCGCAAGGGCAAGAAGGGTGCCACCGCCGGCACCGGCGGGCACGGTAAGCAGCGACTGGCCGGCAAGGGGCCGACTCCGCGGGCCGAAGAACGCACCAAGCATCCCGCGGCTCGCCGCGCCGCCGCGACCGCCAAACGCGATCAGCGCCAGGGCGCGGCTCGTCATCGCGGTGCCGAGGCGCCCGAGTTGCTGGTTGGGCGCAACCCGGTTGCGGAGGCGCTACGGGCCAAGGTCCCGGCGATGGCGCTGTACGTGGCCAGCGGCTTGGAGGCCGACGAGCGGGTGGCCGATGCGCTGCGAATCGCGGGCAACCGGGGTCTGTCGATCCTGGAGATCAGCCGCGGCGAGATGGACCGGATGACCGGGGCGATCCTGCACCAGGGGATCGCGCTGCAGGTGCCGCCCTTCAAGTACACCGACTTCAACGACCTTCTCAGCAACGCCCGCGAGTCTCCGGCCGCACCGCTGCTGGTTGCCCTGGACGGTGTCACCGACCCCCGCAACCTGGGTGCGATCATCCGCTCCGCGGTCGCCTTCGGCGCCGACGGGGTGATCCTGCCTGAGCGGCGAGCGGCCAGTGTGACGGCCGTGGCCTGGCGCACTTCGGCCGGAACCGCGGCTCGCATTCCGGTGGCCAAGGTGACGAATCTGGTCCGGGCATTGAAAGACGCGCAGGACGCCGGCATGTTCGTCATCGGTCTCGACGCCGACGGCGATCAGACCCTCGACGAGCTGACCCTGGCCGATTCCCCGATCGTCATCGTCGTCGGGTCCGAGGGGCGGGGCGTCTCCCGTCTGGTGACCGAGACCTGCGACCTCACCCTGTCGATCCCGATGTCGGAGGCAGCGGAGTCCCTCAACGCCTCGGTCGCGGCCGCCGTCACCCTGGCTGAGGTGGCTCGCCGCCGCCGGTTGGGGTAG
- the cysS gene encoding cysteine--tRNA ligase codes for MTLHIYDSATRSLRRFEPIEPGKASIYLCGLTVQAPPHIGHMRSSVNFDILRRWLMHTGHEVTFIRNVTDIDDKILAKSADAGVDWWAWAYVNERAVIDAYAALGCLPASYEPRATGHISEMIELIQRLIERGHAYAVGGDVYFDVRSFADYGALSGQRIDEMLPAADSAETSKRDPRDFALWKAAKADEPATASWPTPWGRGRPGWHLECSAMAGRYLGPAFDIHGGGLDLIFPHHENEIAQSVAAGDAFASYWMHNAWVTMSGEKMSKSLGNSLLVTEVVKEWRPVEVRYYLGAAHYRSNVEYSADSLAEAAAAYRRIEGFIQRAVERLEKLRVSDPTVGTLVATEPLPAFVAAMDDDLGVPQALAAIHNAIRDANPKLGDADSESAVIDLAGPVLCMLEVLGLSPFAFQAESADDLTKTVDGLAQILLKQRAEARRNKDFATSDAIRDAFAAAGLLIEDTPTGARWLPKEQ; via the coding sequence GTGACGCTGCATATCTACGACTCCGCCACCCGGAGTCTGCGACGGTTTGAACCCATCGAACCCGGCAAGGCGTCCATCTATCTCTGTGGGCTGACCGTCCAGGCGCCGCCGCATATCGGACATATGCGCTCGTCGGTGAACTTCGACATCCTGCGCCGCTGGCTCATGCACACCGGCCACGAGGTCACCTTCATCCGCAACGTCACCGACATCGACGACAAGATCCTGGCCAAGTCAGCCGACGCCGGCGTCGATTGGTGGGCGTGGGCCTACGTCAACGAGCGCGCGGTGATCGACGCCTATGCCGCGCTCGGTTGCCTCCCCGCCAGCTACGAGCCGAGGGCCACCGGCCACATCAGCGAGATGATCGAGCTGATACAGCGCCTCATCGAGCGTGGCCACGCCTACGCCGTCGGTGGCGACGTCTACTTCGACGTCCGTTCCTTCGCCGACTACGGAGCCCTCTCCGGACAGCGGATCGACGAGATGCTGCCGGCCGCCGACAGCGCCGAGACGAGCAAACGCGACCCCCGTGACTTCGCGCTGTGGAAGGCGGCCAAGGCTGACGAGCCGGCCACCGCGTCCTGGCCGACGCCCTGGGGCCGTGGGCGGCCGGGGTGGCACCTCGAGTGCTCGGCGATGGCCGGTCGCTACCTCGGTCCAGCCTTCGACATCCACGGCGGCGGCCTCGACCTCATCTTCCCGCACCACGAGAACGAGATAGCCCAATCAGTGGCCGCGGGGGACGCCTTCGCCAGCTACTGGATGCACAACGCCTGGGTCACCATGTCGGGCGAGAAGATGAGCAAATCGCTCGGCAACTCGCTGCTGGTCACCGAGGTCGTCAAGGAGTGGCGACCGGTTGAGGTGCGCTACTACCTGGGCGCGGCTCACTACCGGTCCAACGTCGAGTACTCGGCTGACTCGTTGGCTGAGGCGGCGGCGGCCTACCGGCGTATCGAGGGCTTCATCCAGCGCGCGGTCGAGCGGCTGGAGAAGCTGCGTGTCAGCGACCCGACCGTCGGCACCCTGGTCGCCACCGAACCGCTGCCGGCCTTCGTGGCCGCGATGGACGACGACCTGGGCGTCCCGCAGGCGCTCGCCGCGATTCACAACGCGATTCGCGACGCCAACCCGAAACTCGGCGACGCCGACTCCGAGTCCGCGGTGATCGACCTGGCCGGCCCGGTGCTGTGCATGCTCGAAGTACTCGGGCTCAGCCCGTTCGCCTTCCAGGCCGAGTCGGCCGACGACCTGACCAAGACCGTCGACGGGCTGGCTCAGATACTGCTCAAGCAGCGGGCCGAGGCTCGCCGCAACAAGGATTTCGCTACCAGTGATGCAATTCGGGACGCGTTCGCCGCGGCCGGTCTGCTCATCGAAGACACCCCGACCGGCGCGCGCTGGTTACCGAAGGAGCAGTAA
- a CDS encoding PLP-dependent aspartate aminotransferase family protein, giving the protein MTPLHPESIAVHAGRPAPTAKAPLNVGIELSATFHHGPDDNYYLRHETHAGIRALEQALGELEGGDALVFSSGMAATTAVIEGLLPVGSVVVTGWTQYTGSTVLLGEQERLGRLTVRSVATDDTAAVLAALDGASLLWLETPSNPMLAIVDLPVLVEAAHAAGAIVVVDSTFNTPLVLRPLDYGADIVMHSATKYLAGHSDLLMGALITRGGELGTALRARRDLTGALPGGLETYLALRGLRTLPLRMERAQSNAMELATRLSSHPAVSRVRYPGLESDPFHARASQLHAGFGAMISFDVRGGADAATRVCESVRLISHATSLGGVESLIERRAMHAMDAARDVPASLLRFSVGIEHVEDLWDDLSQALRQV; this is encoded by the coding sequence GTGACCCCACTTCACCCGGAATCCATAGCCGTCCACGCCGGGCGGCCGGCGCCCACCGCGAAGGCGCCGCTGAATGTCGGCATCGAGCTCTCGGCGACGTTCCATCACGGTCCTGATGACAACTACTACCTCCGTCACGAGACGCATGCCGGCATCCGGGCGTTGGAGCAGGCCCTCGGCGAGCTGGAGGGTGGAGACGCGCTGGTCTTTAGCTCAGGGATGGCAGCGACCACCGCGGTGATCGAGGGCTTGCTGCCGGTTGGATCGGTGGTGGTGACCGGCTGGACGCAGTACACGGGCTCGACCGTGCTGCTGGGCGAGCAGGAGCGGTTGGGGCGACTGACGGTGCGCTCGGTCGCGACCGACGACACGGCCGCCGTCCTCGCCGCCCTCGACGGGGCATCGCTGCTCTGGCTTGAGACCCCGAGCAACCCGATGCTCGCCATCGTCGACCTCCCGGTGCTGGTGGAGGCGGCGCATGCGGCCGGGGCGATCGTGGTGGTCGACTCGACGTTCAACACGCCGCTGGTGCTGCGGCCGCTGGACTACGGCGCGGACATCGTGATGCACTCGGCGACGAAGTATCTCGCCGGCCACTCGGACCTGCTGATGGGCGCGCTGATCACCCGCGGCGGCGAATTGGGGACAGCGCTGCGTGCGCGGCGGGACCTGACCGGCGCGCTCCCCGGCGGCCTGGAGACCTACCTTGCGCTGCGCGGCCTGCGCACCCTTCCCCTTCGGATGGAGCGGGCCCAGTCCAATGCGATGGAGTTGGCGACCCGGTTGAGCTCCCATCCGGCGGTGTCCCGGGTGCGCTACCCGGGGCTGGAGAGCGATCCGTTCCATGCCCGTGCGTCGCAGTTGCACGCCGGTTTCGGCGCGATGATTTCGTTCGACGTGCGTGGCGGCGCCGACGCCGCGACCCGCGTCTGTGAATCGGTCCGGCTGATCTCACATGCGACCAGCCTCGGCGGAGTCGAGTCACTGATCGAGCGGCGGGCGATGCATGCGATGGATGCCGCCCGCGATGTGCCCGCTTCGTTGCTGCGGTTCTCGGTCGGGATCGAGCACGTCGAAGATCTCTGGGACGACCTCAGTCAGGCGCTACGGCAGGTCTGA
- a CDS encoding ADP-ribosyltransferase encodes MTIDSGHIRRAGQDVRASWRGLAEFYLGPDSATLLAAMVPVVAGTEAFGADLAIVGRALQNYADEVRPIAGTLVSLRRQAEAFEGRTSKDAEWNHDQANVDENNRLVHGVNAAVVLLEAAERRCANAIEALFSCRRWHANDGGQDCDSYGYAIIPDSAPTPWGSKVSRKDSCPKAALTDLGRFAKGFAVDGFVGTLSGVAGLLNPFDWAKFKSSWEGLAQLSLVASPILGSAIYGDHGERDRLASLGKGVVAYDLWRTDPSRAAGGAAFNVASLLAPGAGEASAAADAAKVARIAGEATDSAESVGKAARSADIAADLARTAVRLTVDPLSATKFVSLPTLDQLTDLMMARRAAQLGMKVPTTAELTALMEKLAHAKPGELTVSHSHLEVPAHEPPAHVPDEGGRGSPEAGGHQAGDSSPAAAGDARDFHPALPSAIDHEISTRHVGAPDSQMLGQQDRISDVDFGALPNDEKAHVAKLELQQGAAHLDSDTTAAAYGREHWDEYVKSLSPAEKRALAFYTHQPPHRLTSVDINAALRGLERPKEGVDASIHEIDRALQGTEVHEPIVVTRGMRLGHLPAEPADLVGKLVTDRGYTSVSLGTPAFGFAEGILHLRLPVGTHGIYVDRLSAFSGEREMILERGLSYRVTRTFLDDNNQWQIFGEVLGNG; translated from the coding sequence GTGACGATTGATAGCGGGCATATCCGCCGGGCTGGTCAGGATGTACGCGCCAGTTGGCGTGGGCTCGCCGAGTTTTACCTGGGTCCTGACAGTGCCACGCTGCTCGCGGCGATGGTGCCGGTCGTGGCCGGGACCGAGGCGTTCGGCGCGGATCTGGCGATCGTCGGTCGAGCTCTGCAGAACTATGCAGATGAGGTGCGCCCGATCGCGGGCACCCTCGTATCGCTGCGCCGACAGGCCGAGGCGTTCGAGGGGCGCACGTCCAAAGACGCAGAGTGGAATCACGATCAGGCGAATGTCGATGAGAACAATCGCCTTGTTCATGGAGTGAATGCGGCCGTCGTGCTGTTGGAGGCCGCTGAGCGTCGCTGTGCGAACGCGATAGAGGCGCTCTTCAGCTGTCGACGCTGGCACGCGAATGATGGAGGCCAGGACTGTGATTCTTACGGATACGCGATCATCCCCGACAGCGCGCCGACGCCGTGGGGTTCCAAGGTCTCCCGCAAGGACTCCTGCCCGAAGGCGGCGCTGACCGACCTGGGCCGGTTCGCCAAGGGATTCGCCGTCGACGGCTTCGTTGGAACGCTGAGCGGTGTGGCTGGTCTGCTGAACCCGTTCGACTGGGCGAAGTTCAAGTCCTCGTGGGAGGGTCTCGCGCAGTTGTCGTTGGTGGCCTCGCCGATTCTCGGCTCAGCGATCTATGGCGATCATGGTGAACGGGACCGATTGGCCTCGCTCGGGAAGGGCGTGGTCGCCTACGACCTGTGGAGAACTGACCCGTCGCGGGCCGCTGGTGGCGCCGCCTTCAATGTGGCCAGTCTCCTCGCGCCAGGTGCCGGTGAGGCATCGGCGGCAGCGGATGCCGCGAAGGTCGCTCGCATCGCCGGGGAGGCCACCGACTCGGCCGAGTCGGTGGGGAAGGCTGCGCGCTCCGCGGATATTGCCGCTGATCTGGCCCGGACCGCGGTCCGGCTGACGGTCGATCCCCTGTCGGCGACAAAGTTCGTGTCACTCCCAACGCTCGATCAGCTGACTGATCTGATGATGGCCCGCCGGGCCGCCCAGCTTGGGATGAAGGTGCCCACCACTGCCGAGCTGACGGCGCTGATGGAGAAACTCGCCCACGCGAAGCCGGGCGAGCTGACCGTCTCACACTCCCATCTTGAGGTTCCGGCCCACGAACCGCCGGCTCACGTGCCTGACGAGGGCGGTCGCGGGTCACCAGAGGCAGGTGGACATCAGGCCGGCGATTCCAGTCCGGCTGCGGCCGGCGACGCGAGGGACTTCCATCCGGCGCTGCCATCGGCCATCGACCACGAGATATCGACACGGCACGTAGGTGCTCCCGATAGCCAGATGCTGGGCCAACAGGACCGGATATCCGACGTCGACTTCGGGGCCCTGCCGAACGATGAGAAGGCCCACGTGGCGAAGCTGGAGCTTCAGCAGGGCGCCGCGCATCTCGACAGTGACACAACTGCGGCAGCGTACGGACGTGAGCACTGGGATGAATACGTAAAGTCCCTCAGCCCGGCTGAGAAGAGGGCATTGGCGTTCTACACACATCAGCCGCCGCACCGGCTGACCTCGGTAGATATCAACGCGGCGTTACGTGGCCTGGAGCGACCGAAAGAGGGAGTGGACGCCTCGATTCACGAGATCGACCGTGCACTTCAAGGAACCGAGGTGCACGAGCCAATCGTGGTAACTCGGGGCATGCGACTGGGTCATCTTCCAGCCGAGCCGGCGGACCTCGTGGGTAAGCTCGTCACCGATCGTGGCTACACGTCTGTCTCACTTGGCACGCCGGCCTTCGGATTCGCCGAGGGAATCCTGCACCTTCGACTGCCCGTCGGCACGCACGGGATCTACGTCGATCGGCTCTCGGCGTTTAGTGGGGAGCGAGAGATGATTCTTGAGCGAGGACTGTCGTATCGCGTGACACGCACATTCCTGGACGACAACAATCAATGGCAGATCTTCGGGGAGGTACTGGGAAATGGTTGA
- a CDS encoding DUF6507 family protein, with protein sequence MTSWRIDPGGVESVLNLVCQRAGDLSTSINSMWGDLERAASSSGSQIVVQALSDFLAARAPELTEATRRINGAVNGAVAATRAYELGDHQMAADAHSLIANTASG encoded by the coding sequence ATGACTTCATGGAGGATCGATCCGGGCGGGGTTGAATCCGTGTTGAACCTGGTCTGTCAGCGTGCCGGTGATTTGTCCACATCAATCAATTCCATGTGGGGAGACCTGGAGAGAGCCGCGTCGTCGAGCGGTAGCCAGATCGTGGTACAGGCGCTGTCGGATTTCCTCGCCGCGCGCGCTCCGGAACTGACGGAGGCGACGAGACGGATCAACGGGGCGGTGAACGGCGCGGTGGCGGCGACGAGAGCGTACGAACTCGGTGATCATCAGATGGCCGCAGATGCGCACTCGCTCATCGCCAACACTGCGAGCGGCTAG
- a CDS encoding pore-forming ESAT-6 family protein: protein MSTTDRRSYDTAASAQTQANLTAVISRLETVLDARDRQVQAAMADFQADGVSELYQGKELQWRRAAAQTRQIVSLLRTTMQRNDTTAAQTIAQAKIAVESI from the coding sequence ATGAGCACTACTGATCGACGCAGTTACGACACAGCGGCTTCGGCCCAGACGCAAGCGAATTTGACGGCCGTGATCTCGAGACTGGAGACGGTGCTCGACGCCCGCGACCGGCAGGTGCAGGCCGCGATGGCGGACTTTCAGGCCGACGGTGTGTCGGAGCTGTATCAGGGGAAGGAACTCCAATGGCGACGGGCCGCCGCCCAGACCAGGCAGATCGTCTCGCTGCTACGAACGACCATGCAACGTAACGACACAACCGCGGCGCAGACGATCGCCCAGGCGAAGATCGCCGTCGAGTCAATCTGA
- a CDS encoding DUF6177 family protein: protein MPGFTRIHRVESDRRIQPLSSELLAAAVHSADSGADLHLVTGPRTRLTEAAFRIVTDAGRWVIRDDATAFDGGTGESLRWTGTHFEGANAIAMNWLQPLDPQIRVGTQVILSVSLQYRFRAKTRIGAAADSLTTKLTGSGLLGWGACEPVTEPWSEERLTSYAQLRIPDLTEVTAVGADATTTISITGDDQGLSENASLLLGLSERGNVRSRVRAAMVDLVDGYPVSFAIAHRRLGPCDLLTSGRLATAPEPICIAFGPRAVHTIGAEALETAAMQPPARVGRARVPGLVFGLGGSGRSGWDALAALIEGLGAERIAVAAPDLAAMPAREPVHDR, encoded by the coding sequence ATGCCCGGGTTCACGCGAATACATAGAGTCGAGTCTGATCGGCGGATTCAGCCGCTGTCTTCCGAACTCCTGGCCGCGGCCGTTCACAGTGCAGACTCGGGCGCCGACCTGCACCTGGTCACCGGTCCTCGGACGCGACTCACGGAGGCAGCATTCCGTATCGTCACCGATGCCGGCCGCTGGGTCATACGCGACGACGCCACTGCATTTGACGGAGGAACCGGTGAATCATTGCGCTGGACGGGTACGCATTTCGAGGGCGCCAACGCAATCGCAATGAACTGGCTGCAGCCGCTGGATCCACAGATCCGGGTGGGAACTCAGGTGATTCTGTCGGTCTCCCTGCAGTATCGGTTCCGCGCGAAGACACGAATAGGGGCCGCCGCCGACTCGCTGACGACCAAACTCACCGGATCGGGGCTTCTCGGCTGGGGGGCCTGTGAACCAGTCACGGAGCCCTGGAGTGAGGAGAGGCTGACGTCTTACGCGCAGTTGCGGATCCCGGACCTGACTGAAGTAACTGCAGTCGGAGCCGACGCGACCACGACCATCTCGATCACCGGTGATGACCAGGGTCTGTCGGAGAATGCCTCGCTTTTGTTGGGGCTATCGGAGAGAGGCAACGTGCGCAGCCGTGTGCGCGCAGCGATGGTCGATCTGGTAGACGGCTATCCGGTTTCGTTCGCCATCGCCCATCGACGATTGGGTCCATGCGATCTACTCACCAGCGGCCGCCTAGCGACGGCGCCGGAGCCGATCTGCATCGCATTCGGTCCGCGAGCCGTCCACACCATCGGCGCGGAAGCACTCGAGACGGCAGCGATGCAGCCACCGGCTCGGGTTGGTCGCGCACGGGTGCCCGGTCTCGTCTTCGGCCTCGGTGGCAGCGGACGTTCCGGTTGGGATGCGCTCGCCGCGTTGATCGAAGGTCTTGGTGCTGAACGCATCGCCGTCGCCGCTCCAGACCTGGCAGCTATGCCAGCGAGGGAGCCCGTCCATGACCGCTGA
- a CDS encoding EsaB/YukD family protein, with translation MLTWSRVTVRSQARRANVAIPADEPIDAFLPQLAELLDETTASPEETPMDGVRRLVLTTSLGHRLDSESTLSSSQVSDGDLLYLIAEQKAPPVPTVWDVSEAVGLDRLERTDLWSAAHAARAVVLLTGVAAAGLAFQVTLRASLVTTGAVGFAALIAWGLVPIATRRGQPVSASALALVGGIFAIAAVIALDLWHRAGWPAELGAAGLAATLSGCVVSALLKFGRVPLFGGLLASTLCGGWLAACLSGLGYARASALLVCASALLLPFLPGWAMHLTGLHRLDDRRRAGAGAPADDEAALFTSLGEAHALLAVFVLLCSAAMLAGGISLVVWGRPWALVLVAATGASAALRARMFPSAIEVAALIGVAVSAAASLLVAWALRNAAPPLVPSLASTTVLFATLGCSLWSPTPQSRARIRLVCDRLERLAPLALLPAAVGVFDLYARLLKVF, from the coding sequence ATGCTGACCTGGTCGCGAGTCACCGTCCGGTCGCAGGCCCGACGCGCTAACGTTGCCATCCCAGCGGACGAGCCGATAGACGCGTTTCTGCCCCAACTGGCCGAGCTGCTCGACGAGACCACGGCCTCGCCGGAAGAGACTCCGATGGACGGAGTCCGACGGCTGGTACTGACGACCTCCCTGGGGCACCGATTGGACTCGGAGTCCACGCTCAGCTCGTCTCAGGTGTCCGACGGCGACCTGCTCTACCTGATCGCCGAGCAGAAAGCACCTCCGGTGCCTACGGTCTGGGACGTCTCCGAGGCGGTCGGACTTGACCGGCTGGAGCGGACCGATCTCTGGAGCGCGGCCCATGCGGCGCGAGCCGTGGTGCTCCTAACAGGCGTCGCCGCCGCGGGTCTGGCGTTCCAGGTGACCCTGCGCGCGTCACTGGTCACGACCGGCGCGGTTGGTTTCGCGGCGCTGATCGCGTGGGGTCTCGTGCCGATAGCCACTCGTCGCGGACAGCCGGTGAGTGCCTCGGCGCTCGCGCTGGTCGGTGGGATCTTCGCGATCGCCGCGGTCATCGCCCTCGATTTGTGGCACCGGGCCGGATGGCCCGCTGAGCTCGGCGCCGCGGGGCTCGCAGCGACGCTCAGCGGCTGCGTGGTGAGCGCCCTGCTCAAGTTCGGTCGCGTCCCGCTGTTCGGCGGCCTGCTGGCCTCGACCCTCTGCGGCGGTTGGCTGGCCGCCTGCCTCAGCGGGTTGGGCTACGCACGAGCATCGGCGCTGCTCGTCTGCGCCTCCGCGCTGCTGCTCCCTTTCCTGCCCGGGTGGGCCATGCACCTCACCGGCCTTCATCGTCTCGACGATCGGCGGCGGGCTGGGGCAGGCGCACCGGCGGACGACGAGGCTGCGCTATTCACTTCACTCGGTGAGGCACACGCGCTATTGGCGGTCTTCGTGCTGCTCTGCTCGGCGGCGATGCTGGCCGGAGGTATCTCGCTGGTTGTATGGGGTCGTCCGTGGGCACTCGTTCTGGTAGCCGCAACGGGGGCCAGCGCCGCGCTGCGGGCGAGAATGTTCCCTTCGGCGATAGAGGTCGCGGCGCTGATCGGGGTTGCGGTGTCGGCGGCTGCGTCCCTCCTCGTCGCGTGGGCCCTTCGCAATGCCGCCCCGCCGCTTGTTCCAAGCCTTGCCTCGACGACTGTGCTGTTCGCGACGCTCGGCTGCTCCCTCTGGTCACCCACTCCCCAGAGCCGAGCTCGTATCCGCCTGGTATGCGACCGGTTGGAACGACTGGCGCCACTGGCTCTACTGCCGGCGGCCGTCGGCGTCTTCGACCTGTACGCACGACTGCTGAAGGTGTTCTGA